In the genome of Streptomyces aquilus, the window CCTGGCCCTGACCGCGCTGGCGGCGGCCGTCTCCTCGTACCGGGAGGGCTGGGACGCGGTGAACATCGCCTACGCCACCTTCCTGTCGACGATGGTGACGGCGGCGATCCTGTCGCTGTCCGAGGCGGTACGGGAACTGCGCGCCGCGCGTGAGGAGTTGGCCCGGCGCGCGGTCGAGGAGGAACGCCTGCGCTTCTCCCGCGATCTGCACGACCTGCTCGGCCACACCATGTCCGTGATCGTCGTCAAGTCGGAGGCGGCCCGCCGCCTGGCGCCCCGCGACCTCGACGCCGCCGTCGCCCAGATCACCGACATCGAGTCCGTCGGCCGCCAGGCCCTCACGGAGATCCGCGAGGCGGTGACGGGCTACCGCGAGGGCAGCCTGAGCACGGAACTCGACCGGGCGAGGTCGGTCCTGGAGGCCGCGGGCGTGCAGCCGGTCGTCCGGCACTCCGGCCCGCCGCTCGCGGCCCAGACGGAGGCGTTGCTGGGGTGGGTGGTCCGGGAGGCGGTCACCAATGTGGTGCGGCACGGGCAAGGGGTCGCCCGGTGCGAGATCTCGGTGGAAGGGGAGGTCGGGAGGGTTCGGGTGCGGGTGGCGGATGACGGGGGCGGATGCGGCGGTACGGGCATCGCGGGGAGCGGCAGCGGAGCCGACGCCGGGGAGACGGGCGAGGGCGGCGGCACGCGCACCGGCACCGGTTTGCGGGGGCTTCGGGAGCGGCTCGCGGTGGCGGGGGGTCGGTTGGAGGCCGGAGCGGGGGCTCGGGGCGGGTTCGTGGTGACGGCGGAGCTGCCGGTGGAGGGGGGCGACACCGGGCACTTGGTGAGGTCGGCCGGTCCGGACAGCGGGATGGTGTCCGTGCCCACCGGGGCATGACCCCGAGCGCCGCAGGCGACCGCGCCCTACCCTTGGGCCGTGAACGAGATGCCGCGGGACTACCGGCCCGCCAAGTCCATCCGGGTTCTCCTCGCCGAGGATCAGGGCATGATGCGGGGCGCGCTCGCGCTGCTGCTCGGGATGGAGGCGGACATCGAGGTGGTCGCGCAGGTGGCGGCCGGTGACCTCATCGTGGACGCCGCGCTGACGCACCGTCCGGACGTCGCGCTCCTCGACATCGAACTGCCGGGCAAGAGCGGCCTGGACGCCGCCGCCGAGCTCCGCGACCAGGCCCCCGACTGCCGGGTGCTGATCCTGACCACCTTCGGCCGCCCCGGTTATCTGCGCCGGGCCATGGAGGCCGGGGCCGCCGGTTTCCTGGTGAAGGACGGCCCCGTGGAGGAACTGGCCTCGTCGATCCGCCGGGTGCTGACCGGCGAGACGGTCATCGATCCCGCGCTCGCCGCGGCCGCCCTCAGCGCCGGGCCCAACCCCCTGACGGCCCGTGAGTGCGAGGTCCTGAGCACCTCGGCGGACGGCGCGACGGTCGCCGACATCGCCGACGCGCTGCACCTGTCGGAGTCCACGGTCCGCAACTACCTCTCCTCCGCCATCGGCAAGACAGGCACCCGCAACCGGACCGAGGCACTGCGGGAGGCCCGGCAGCAGGGGTGGGTGTAGCGGCGACACGGCCGACACGACACTGCACGGCGCCACGGCCGACACGACACTGCGCGGCGACGCGGCCGACACGACACTGCGCGGCGCCACCCCAGACCCTTGGCCGGCGCGGCGCTACACGGTCACCCGCGGCCGCGTGGCCGACGCCGCCGCGACCGCCGTTTCGAGAGGGTGGGTGGACGGTCGGCCGAGGAGGTCGGTCAGGTCGGGACGGGTGCCGTCCAGGAAGCCGTGCCGTACGGCGGTCGCGATCGAGGCGAGCATGGGCGGCTGGAACGGCAGCAGCCCCGGCGTCTCGTCGAGGAGCCTGCGCCGGTACTCGCCCAGGCCGATGCCCCGGTGCGGGACACCGAGCCGGCCGGCCACGTCCGCCGCCCTGATCGGCGTACCCACCAACTCGTGGACGCGCCCGGCATGGCGTGCCGGGTCCGCCGCGACGACCGCCGCGGCCTCGGCGAGGTCCGCCCGCGTGACCGCGGCCAGCGCGCCGTCGCCGAACGCCGACTCCACGGCCGTCCCGTCGGCCGACCACATCAGCAGTCCGCCGAAGAGCTCGGCGTACAGCCCGTTGCGCAGGATCGTCCACGACAGGCCGGACGCGCGCAGCAGCCGCTCCGTCGCACGGTGGGCCAGTGCGAAACCGAGGTGGTCTCCGACGCCCGCCAGGCTCGTGTAGACGACATGCCGTACGCCGTCCCGCACGGCCGCGTCGACCGCCGCCGCGTGCCGTGCGACGACCTGGTCGTCCTCGGCGTAACCGGCGGAGACCAGTACCAGGGTGGCCACGCCGGTGAGGTCGATGCCGGCCGGGTCGTCGAAGTCGAGGCGTCTCGTCCCGTCGCCCGGGGTGCGGCTGCCGCCGAGGGCGTCCGCACCGCCCGCCCGCAGTGCCGCGAGCGTGGCGGAGCCGAGGCCCCCGTTCGCCCCGGTCACCAGAATCCTGCCGGTCATGTCTCCCCCGTCGGGCTCGCGCAGGTTGATCACTTGCTTACGCTTGATCCTTGTCCGCCCAACTACCCCCCACAAGGAGGCAGTTCCATGTCACCCACGCACACGGGGGTAACCACCACGCCCGCCCCGCCCCTCGCCACCGCACCGGCCGACCTCGACCCCTGCGGCCACGAGGACCACCCCGACTGCGGCATCCGTGACGTCCTCGACCGCATCGGCGACAAGTGGTCCGTGCTCGTGATCGTCGAACTCGCCGGCGGCCCACGCCGGTTCCGGGAGTTGCAGCGCGCGATCCACGGCATCTCCCAGCGCATGCTCACCCTCACCGTGCGCCGCCTGGAGCGCGACGGCCTCGTCCTGCGCACCGTCTACCCGAGCGTCCCGGCCCAGGTCGACTACCGCCTCACCGAGACCGGCAGCAGCCTCACCCACCTGGTCAAGGCCCTCACCGACTGGTCCCTGACCCACCGCCCGGTCATCGCCGAGGCCCGCGACGCCTACGACCGCGCCCACCCGGACCACGACATCCACTGAACGCCGGCCGCGCCCGCCCCGCGGGGATGCGGCGCCGGCCGGGGCGGACACCCCCGTGTCCCGCCCAGACCTCGGCCCCGACTCCCCTTCTCCGCTACCTCATCGCCGTCACATCCGCCGTCCCGTAGTCCGTCCCCTTCGGCGCCAGGCACACGAACCAGTCCACCGGGGAGCCCTCGGCCCTGCGGATCGCCGGCTGGTCGGTGCCGACAGCGGTGTTCCCGCCCGGGCGGTCGACCTTCGTCTTCGTGCCGTCCCTCCAGGTGCAGGTGACCTGCTCGGCGTCCCGGCCGACCATGCCGATGACCAGGCGTTGCACATGCTCGTTCGTCGTCCTGAAGGGGATCGCGGCGGATTGGACGTCCGCGCCCTTCATGGGGTCGTCGGTCACCTCGAACGCGTCCTCGTAGACGGGCCTGCGGTTGTCCCGGTCGGCGCTGTCTCCGTCGCTGAGGAACGTGACGTACGAGCTCTTTCCGATCAGCTCGGAGGCCTTGGTCACGCCCGAGGGGACGTCGCCGTACTCACCCATCGCCTCCAGCTGGCCCGCGGCCTCGACCTCGCTCCTCGGGGCCGCCCAGACGTCGATGACCACCCGCCACTCCTTGCCGTCCTCGACGCCGGTCGCGAGCGTCGTGCGCTGGGGGGTGTAGAGGTCCGCCCGGGTCGCCGTGGGCGCCTGGGTCGCCGGTGGTGTCACCGTGCCGCTCCCGCCCGGCAGCCCCGCCACCGCGAGCGTCGCCGAGGAGCCGGCGATCACCAGGGCGGTGGCCGCGGCCACCGCCCAGCGGCGGGCCTTGCGGCGGCGGCCGCCGCGGATCACCGCTTCGTAGGGGGCTATACCGATCTCGACCTCGTCCGTGGCGTCGGCCAGCAGGAGGGTGATGTCGCTGTTCGTCATGTCGTGGTTCGTCTCCCGGTCGGCGCTCATCACTTCCGCCCTCCCTGCGTCACCATGTCGGCCAGCCCCGGTATGGCGCGGAGTTTCGCGATCCCCTTGGCCGCGTTGCTCTTCACCGAGCCGACGGAACAGCCCATCGCCTCGGCGGTCTGGGTCTCGGTCAGGTCCTCCCAGTAGCGCAGGACCACGGCCTCGCGCTGCCGCGGCGGCAACTGGGCCAGCGCCTTCAGCAGGGCGCTGCGGTCCTCGGCCTGCGCGATGCGGTCACCGGTGTCGGCGATCTCGCGCACCAGCCCCGAGTCGTCCTTGGGAGCCAGGAACTCCCTCAGTTTCCTGCGGTGTTTTCTCGCGTGCGCGTTGATCATCACGCGCCGTACGTACGCCTCCGGGTCGTCGGCCGAGCCGACCCGGCGCCAGGCCACGTAGACCTGTTCCAGGGTCGACTGGACCAGGTCCTCCGCGGCGTGCTGCTCCCCCGTGAGGAGAAATGCCGTCCTCACCAGCCGCGGCCAGCGGCCGATGACAAAGCTCTGGAACGCAGCGTCCCGAGCCTCCTTGCGATCCCCCATGGGCACCTCCTAGATGTTCAAAGGAGTCCATGAGCCGCCCGGACCGTTGCCTCAGTTCGAGGACTTTTTCGACGGGGCCGCCACCACCTTCCGCGGCAGCCACACCAGCATGAGCAGCACCCCGCCGATCAGCACCCCGGCCCCCGTCCGGAACACCAGCGCGTACCCCTCCGTCAGCGCCTCCGCCGTCCCCCGCTCCCCCGTCCGGGACGCCGCGACCGTCGACATCACGGCCAGCCCCAGCGAGCCGCCCATCGTGCGCGAGGTGTTGACCAGCCCCGACACCAGCCCGGCCTCCCCGGGCGCCGCCCCCGACGTGGCCAGCGCCGCCAGTGGCGTCGTCGCCAGGCCCGCGCCCAGCATCATCAGGATGCCGGGGCACATGATCGTCACCACGTACCCGGCGTCGACGCTCAACGTCGACTGCCAGGCGAACCCGGCCACCGCCACGCACGTCCCCAGGACCGCCGCCATGCGCGCGCCCACGGCCCGCATCAGCCGCGGTGCCGTCTTGGAACCCAGGATCACGGCCAGCGAGCTGGGCACGAGGGCGAGCCCGGCCTCCAGCGGCGAGTAGCCGAGGACGTTCTGGGCGTACAGCGTCATGAAGAACCACATGCTGAACATCGCCGAGCCGGACAGGAACATCGCCACGTTCGCCGAGGCCACCGACCGGACGCGGAGCAGCCCGAGC includes:
- a CDS encoding response regulator transcription factor gives rise to the protein MPRDYRPAKSIRVLLAEDQGMMRGALALLLGMEADIEVVAQVAAGDLIVDAALTHRPDVALLDIELPGKSGLDAAAELRDQAPDCRVLILTTFGRPGYLRRAMEAGAAGFLVKDGPVEELASSIRRVLTGETVIDPALAAAALSAGPNPLTARECEVLSTSADGATVADIADALHLSESTVRNYLSSAIGKTGTRNRTEALREARQQGWV
- a CDS encoding SigE family RNA polymerase sigma factor translates to MGDRKEARDAAFQSFVIGRWPRLVRTAFLLTGEQHAAEDLVQSTLEQVYVAWRRVGSADDPEAYVRRVMINAHARKHRRKLREFLAPKDDSGLVREIADTGDRIAQAEDRSALLKALAQLPPRQREAVVLRYWEDLTETQTAEAMGCSVGSVKSNAAKGIAKLRAIPGLADMVTQGGRK
- a CDS encoding sensor histidine kinase — encoded protein: MTQGMRGKQETGSKGHGWGSVSCRVEARRARASAETPGPPPTGFSLLPWLLLGMGAFSNLFQAGTRQPVLGGIGLFVFNSLYIYVVFRAFTKQTRQARSTRVALVLMAVVTCALALGYGGSWLYFFPLLGLATGAVTRGPWLGRTCLALTALAAAVSSYREGWDAVNIAYATFLSTMVTAAILSLSEAVRELRAAREELARRAVEEERLRFSRDLHDLLGHTMSVIVVKSEAARRLAPRDLDAAVAQITDIESVGRQALTEIREAVTGYREGSLSTELDRARSVLEAAGVQPVVRHSGPPLAAQTEALLGWVVREAVTNVVRHGQGVARCEISVEGEVGRVRVRVADDGGGCGGTGIAGSGSGADAGETGEGGGTRTGTGLRGLRERLAVAGGRLEAGAGARGGFVVTAELPVEGGDTGHLVRSAGPDSGMVSVPTGA
- a CDS encoding NAD(P)H-binding protein; its protein translation is MTGRILVTGANGGLGSATLAALRAGGADALGGSRTPGDGTRRLDFDDPAGIDLTGVATLVLVSAGYAEDDQVVARHAAAVDAAVRDGVRHVVYTSLAGVGDHLGFALAHRATERLLRASGLSWTILRNGLYAELFGGLLMWSADGTAVESAFGDGALAAVTRADLAEAAAVVAADPARHAGRVHELVGTPIRAADVAGRLGVPHRGIGLGEYRRRLLDETPGLLPFQPPMLASIATAVRHGFLDGTRPDLTDLLGRPSTHPLETAVAAASATRPRVTV
- a CDS encoding winged helix-turn-helix transcriptional regulator: MSPTHTGVTTTPAPPLATAPADLDPCGHEDHPDCGIRDVLDRIGDKWSVLVIVELAGGPRRFRELQRAIHGISQRMLTLTVRRLERDGLVLRTVYPSVPAQVDYRLTETGSSLTHLVKALTDWSLTHRPVIAEARDAYDRAHPDHDIH